A portion of the Achromobacter sp. MFA1 R4 genome contains these proteins:
- the fliR gene encoding flagellar biosynthetic protein FliR: MIAFTLEQLNGWIGQFLWPFVRILALVGTAPLFSESLIPVKVKVGLSFVLAVAISPALDPMPPVAPGSYAGLWMVMQQVLIGIAMGFTMRLVFAAVQTAGEFVGLQMGLSFASFFDPSSGANTAVLSRLFNIVAMLTFLALDGHLLVLAALVRSFDTLPIAMIQLHQNGWGTVVEWGKTVFVSGLLLALPLICALLTINLAMGILNRAAQQLSVFSVGFPVTLIIGVTVLTIVLPHAGPFLESLFESGLTAMSRVVDALAGR, encoded by the coding sequence ATGATCGCCTTCACGCTTGAGCAGCTCAACGGCTGGATCGGCCAGTTCCTCTGGCCGTTCGTGCGTATCCTGGCGCTCGTGGGCACCGCACCGCTGTTTTCCGAGTCGCTGATTCCCGTCAAGGTAAAGGTGGGACTGTCCTTCGTCCTGGCCGTGGCGATCAGCCCCGCGCTGGACCCCATGCCGCCCGTGGCGCCCGGCTCCTATGCCGGCCTCTGGATGGTGATGCAGCAGGTGCTGATCGGCATCGCCATGGGCTTTACCATGCGGCTGGTGTTCGCCGCCGTGCAGACGGCGGGAGAATTCGTCGGCCTGCAGATGGGCCTGTCGTTCGCATCCTTCTTCGATCCCAGCTCGGGCGCGAACACCGCCGTGCTGTCGCGCCTGTTCAACATCGTCGCGATGCTGACCTTTCTGGCGCTGGACGGGCACCTGCTGGTGCTGGCGGCGCTGGTGCGGTCCTTCGACACGCTGCCCATCGCCATGATCCAGCTGCACCAGAATGGCTGGGGCACCGTGGTGGAATGGGGCAAGACCGTGTTCGTCTCCGGCCTGCTGCTGGCGCTGCCGCTGATCTGCGCCCTGTTGACCATCAACCTGGCGATGGGCATCCTGAACCGCGCCGCCCAGCAGCTTTCCGTGTTTTCGGTGGGCTTTCCCGTCACCCTCATCATTGGCGTGACCGTGCTGACCATCGTGCTGCCGCATGCCGGCCCGTTCCTGGAATCGCTGTTCGAATCGGGGCTGACGGCCATGAGCCGCGTCGTGGACGCGCTGGCGGGAAGGTAG
- the fliO gene encoding flagellar biosynthetic protein FliO, whose translation MTESALLRVIIGLVLVVAAILVAAWLAKRAGLVQRGGGNLLRHVASLPVGPRQSVVVVEIEDTWLVVGVGPNQLTTLHTLPAGQLPEGSPLPAAAFAAKLGQALKRR comes from the coding sequence ATGACCGAATCTGCCCTGCTGCGCGTCATCATCGGCCTCGTGCTGGTGGTGGCCGCCATCCTGGTGGCGGCGTGGCTGGCGAAACGCGCCGGACTGGTGCAGCGCGGCGGGGGCAACCTGCTGCGGCACGTCGCCAGCCTGCCGGTCGGTCCGCGCCAAAGCGTCGTCGTCGTCGAGATCGAAGACACCTGGCTGGTGGTGGGCGTCGGCCCGAACCAGCTCACCACCCTGCATACCCTGCCCGCCGGCCAGTTGCCGGAGGGTTCGCCTCTGCCCGCGGCCGCCTTTGCGGCCAAGCTGGGCCAGGCCCTCAAGCGCCGCTAG
- the fliP gene encoding flagellar type III secretion system pore protein FliP (The bacterial flagellar biogenesis protein FliP forms a type III secretion system (T3SS)-type pore required for flagellar assembly.), which translates to MSLPTRTTCSRAGHRALPMLAAAAVLGLAFFPAGVVAQATLPALTATPGADGSQTYSLSMQTMLLMTSLSFLPAALLMMTGFTRIIIVLGLLRSAMGTAMSPPNHVLIGLSLFLTFYTMSPVFDKIYTDAYKPLSEGSIQFEAAVERAAAPLRTFMLHQTRENDLSLFANLAKQPALEDPSQVPMRILVPAFITSELKTAFQIGFTIFIPFLIIDLVVASVLMALGMMMVPPVTVALPFKLMLFVLADGWNLLMGSLAQSFYQ; encoded by the coding sequence ATGAGTTTGCCCACCCGCACGACTTGCTCCCGCGCCGGCCATCGCGCGCTGCCCATGCTGGCCGCCGCCGCGGTCCTGGGGCTGGCCTTCTTCCCGGCCGGGGTGGTGGCGCAAGCCACCCTGCCCGCGCTGACGGCCACGCCGGGCGCGGACGGTTCGCAGACGTATTCGCTCAGCATGCAGACCATGCTGCTGATGACGTCGCTGTCGTTCCTGCCGGCGGCGCTGCTGATGATGACGGGCTTCACGCGCATCATCATCGTGCTGGGCCTCTTGCGCAGCGCCATGGGCACGGCCATGTCGCCGCCCAACCACGTCCTGATCGGCCTGTCGCTGTTCCTGACCTTCTATACGATGTCCCCGGTGTTCGACAAGATCTACACCGACGCCTACAAGCCGCTGTCGGAAGGGTCGATCCAGTTCGAAGCCGCGGTCGAACGCGCCGCGGCCCCGTTGCGCACCTTCATGCTGCACCAGACGCGCGAGAACGACCTTTCGCTTTTTGCCAATCTGGCCAAACAGCCCGCGCTGGAAGACCCCTCGCAGGTGCCCATGCGCATCCTGGTGCCCGCCTTCATCACCAGCGAACTGAAGACCGCGTTCCAGATCGGCTTCACCATCTTCATTCCGTTCCTCATCATCGACCTGGTGGTCGCCAGCGTGCTGATGGCGCTGGGCATGATGATGGTGCCGCCCGTCACCGTGGCGCTGCCCTTCAAGCTGATGCTGTTCGTGCTGGCCGACGGCTGGAACCTGCTCATGGGCTCGCTGGCCCAGAGCTTCTACCAGTAA
- a CDS encoding PAS domain-containing methyl-accepting chemotaxis protein produces the protein MRVNLPVTNAETKLREDQYLISRTDTKGRIVYANPAFVEVSGFTREELIGKPHNVVRHPDMPPEAYADLWETLEAGESWLGVVKNRRKDGGYYWVLANATPIVENGEVVAYSSVRVRPSDEQIEMAEALYARMREGTATGVRILRGRPVRAGWRRGLDVLAFPFRNSVRSRMLRHATLSSAIVAAAGAYGLHANWASLSPWGAALGCGAMALGIVAIFAMGWSLSRSLLEPMLDAANMARQVAAGNLTTQIVPESDDEVGSLKFSLEVMRKSLIGIAQDVYRGIEGTTHAAVHIARGNQELAGRTEGQAASLQQTAASMQQLTSTVRQNADNARQANELAASSMDVARRGGVAVGQVVNTMHGISDSSRKIADIVTIIEGIAFQTNILALNAAVEAARAGESGKGFAVVAGEVRSLAQKSAQAAKEVKALIEDSVDRVTEGSAQAEQAGATMQEIVAAVHRVTDIIGEISRASQEQSTGIEQVDTAVSQMDVMTVQNTALVQELGGAVTQLGNQSGALRETIRVFRVVGQH, from the coding sequence GTGCGCGTCAACTTACCCGTCACCAATGCAGAAACCAAGCTGCGCGAGGATCAGTACCTGATCTCGCGCACGGATACCAAGGGACGCATCGTCTACGCCAACCCCGCGTTCGTCGAAGTCAGCGGCTTCACGCGGGAGGAGCTCATCGGCAAGCCCCACAACGTCGTGCGCCATCCCGACATGCCGCCGGAAGCCTACGCGGACCTGTGGGAGACGCTCGAGGCCGGCGAGTCCTGGCTGGGCGTGGTCAAGAATCGCCGCAAGGACGGGGGGTACTACTGGGTGCTGGCCAACGCCACGCCCATCGTCGAGAACGGCGAGGTGGTGGCCTATTCCTCGGTCCGGGTGCGCCCTTCGGACGAACAGATCGAAATGGCCGAGGCGCTCTATGCCCGCATGCGCGAGGGCACGGCCACGGGCGTGCGCATCCTGCGCGGCCGGCCGGTGCGCGCCGGTTGGCGCCGCGGCCTGGATGTGCTGGCCTTTCCGTTCCGCAACAGCGTGCGCAGCCGTATGCTGCGCCATGCCACGCTGTCGTCGGCCATCGTCGCGGCCGCCGGCGCGTATGGACTGCACGCCAACTGGGCCAGCCTGAGCCCGTGGGGCGCGGCGCTGGGTTGCGGCGCCATGGCCCTGGGCATCGTGGCCATCTTCGCGATGGGCTGGAGCCTGTCGCGTTCGCTATTGGAGCCGATGCTCGATGCCGCCAACATGGCGCGTCAGGTGGCCGCCGGCAACCTTACGACGCAGATCGTGCCGGAATCGGACGATGAAGTGGGCAGCCTCAAGTTCTCGCTGGAAGTCATGCGCAAGAGCCTGATCGGCATTGCGCAGGACGTCTATCGCGGCATCGAGGGCACGACGCATGCCGCCGTGCACATCGCGCGCGGCAACCAGGAGCTGGCCGGGCGCACGGAAGGGCAGGCCGCCTCGCTGCAGCAGACCGCCGCCAGCATGCAGCAGCTGACGTCCACGGTGCGCCAGAACGCCGACAACGCGCGGCAGGCCAACGAGCTGGCGGCCAGCAGCATGGACGTGGCGCGGCGCGGCGGCGTGGCCGTCGGGCAGGTGGTGAACACCATGCATGGCATCTCGGACAGCTCGCGCAAGATCGCCGACATCGTCACCATCATCGAAGGCATTGCCTTCCAGACCAACATCCTGGCGCTCAATGCCGCGGTCGAGGCCGCGCGCGCGGGCGAGTCCGGCAAGGGCTTCGCGGTGGTCGCCGGCGAAGTGCGCAGCCTGGCGCAAAAGAGCGCCCAGGCCGCCAAGGAGGTCAAGGCGCTGATCGAGGATTCGGTCGACCGGGTCACGGAAGGCTCCGCGCAGGCCGAGCAGGCCGGCGCCACGATGCAGGAGATCGTGGCGGCGGTGCACCGCGTCACCGACATCATCGGCGAGATCTCGCGCGCCTCGCAGGAGCAGTCCACCGGTATCGAGCAGGTGGACACCGCCGTCTCGCAGATGGATGTGATGACCGTGCAGAACACGGCGCTGGTGCAGGAACTGGGCGGCGCGGTGACGCAACTGGGTAACCAGTCGGGCGCGCTGCGCGAGACCATCCGGGTGTTCCGGGTGGTGGGCCAGCACTAG
- the fliN gene encoding flagellar motor switch protein FliN, translating to MTDKNEPGTGSSPADDWADALAEQSRANPPTQADGLKPQDDWAAAMAEQAAAPAAPAAPAPAPAAAASAAAQSASQSVFKPLAGTAPGQGTDIDLIMDVPVQLTVELGRTRLTIKNLLQLGQGSVVELDGLAGEPMDIFVNGYLIAQGEVVVVEEKYGIRLTDIITPSERINRLNNRR from the coding sequence ATGACTGACAAGAACGAGCCCGGCACTGGCTCGTCCCCGGCCGACGACTGGGCCGACGCGCTCGCCGAACAATCCCGCGCCAACCCGCCCACGCAAGCCGACGGTCTGAAGCCGCAGGACGACTGGGCGGCCGCCATGGCCGAACAGGCTGCCGCACCCGCTGCGCCCGCTGCCCCGGCCCCGGCCCCGGCCGCCGCGGCATCGGCCGCCGCGCAATCGGCGTCGCAATCCGTGTTCAAGCCGCTGGCCGGCACCGCGCCCGGCCAGGGCACCGATATCGACCTGATCATGGACGTGCCCGTCCAGTTGACGGTCGAACTGGGCCGCACCCGCCTGACCATCAAGAATCTGCTCCAGTTGGGCCAGGGCTCCGTGGTCGAACTCGACGGCCTGGCCGGCGAGCCGATGGACATCTTCGTCAACGGCTACCTGATCGCCCAGGGAGAAGTCGTGGTCGTCGAAGAAAAGTACGGCATCCGCCTGACCGACATCATCACCCCGTCCGAGCGGATCAACCGCTTGAACAACCGTCGTTGA
- the fliL gene encoding flagellar basal body-associated protein FliL, whose protein sequence is MATIKPIPAPARGATTSGGIGRILRPLLAILVLLLVAAASAGATWFITQRMQQPQGGAPVQLGVGQAPAGQPGQPGQAGQAGQGPQATPTTFVAPSATPIAVPAPIFVPIEAFTVTLQNAETERIMHVGLTLRVSDEQTRTRLEKYMPEVRSRILMVLSSQSPTAVQTQQGKNDMVAAIKQAVNRPFSPLPDGQYVTDVLFTAFVVQ, encoded by the coding sequence ATGGCGACAATCAAACCCATTCCCGCGCCGGCGCGCGGCGCGACGACCTCCGGCGGCATCGGCCGCATCCTTCGCCCGCTGCTGGCGATCCTGGTGCTGCTGCTCGTTGCCGCGGCCAGCGCGGGCGCGACCTGGTTCATCACCCAGCGCATGCAGCAGCCGCAAGGCGGCGCGCCGGTGCAGCTCGGCGTGGGCCAGGCGCCCGCCGGCCAACCCGGGCAGCCGGGCCAGGCCGGCCAAGCCGGACAAGGCCCCCAGGCCACGCCGACGACCTTCGTCGCGCCGTCCGCCACCCCCATCGCCGTGCCCGCCCCGATCTTCGTGCCGATCGAAGCCTTCACGGTCACGCTGCAGAACGCGGAGACCGAGCGCATCATGCACGTCGGCCTGACCCTGCGCGTGAGCGACGAACAGACCCGCACGCGCCTGGAAAAGTACATGCCCGAAGTGCGCAGCCGCATCCTGATGGTGCTGTCGTCGCAGTCGCCCACCGCCGTGCAGACGCAACAGGGCAAGAACGACATGGTCGCGGCCATCAAGCAGGCCGTGAACCGCCCCTTCTCGCCCCTGCCTGACGGCCAGTACGTCACCGACGTGCTGTTCACGGCGTTCGTGGTGCAATAA
- the fliQ gene encoding flagellar biosynthesis protein FliQ, producing MTAETVMTMTYQAMKIVLAMAGPLLLVTLVVGLVISIFQAATQINEMTLSFIPKLLAMCGVLVLLGPWLIGVMVDYIRQLIGQIPMLVS from the coding sequence ATGACCGCCGAAACCGTCATGACCATGACCTACCAGGCGATGAAGATCGTCCTGGCGATGGCAGGTCCCCTCCTGCTCGTCACGCTGGTGGTGGGCCTGGTCATCAGCATTTTCCAGGCGGCCACGCAGATCAATGAAATGACGCTGTCGTTCATCCCGAAGCTGCTTGCGATGTGCGGCGTGCTGGTGCTGCTTGGCCCCTGGCTGATCGGCGTGATGGTCGACTACATCCGGCAGCTCATCGGCCAGATCCCCATGCTGGTGTCCTGA
- the fliM gene encoding flagellar motor switch protein FliM, with product MAYEAFLSQDEVDALLAGVTGESDSKKESEGQNAGARAYDLSSPERVVRRRMQTLELINERFARNMRNVLLNFMRRSADITVGSIKIQKYADFERNLPVPSNLNMIQMKPLRGTALFTYDPNLVFLVIDSLFGGDGRYHTRVEGRDFTTTEQRIIRRLLNLTLESYGKSWDPVYPIEFEYVRSEMHTKFASITGNNEVVVVSSFHIEFGATGGDLNICLPYSMIEPVRDLLTRPLQETTLEEVDQRWSQQLSRQVRSADIDVVAEFARIPSSIRELMSLKVGDVLPVDVPETVIAHVDGVPLMECGYGVFNGQYALRVQNLFTHDTEPNEASDHD from the coding sequence ATGGCCTACGAGGCGTTTCTTTCGCAGGACGAAGTCGATGCGCTGCTGGCCGGCGTCACCGGCGAGAGCGATAGCAAGAAGGAATCCGAGGGCCAGAACGCCGGCGCGCGCGCCTACGACCTGAGCTCGCCCGAGCGCGTCGTCCGGCGCCGCATGCAGACGCTGGAGCTCATCAACGAACGGTTTGCGCGCAACATGCGCAACGTGTTGCTGAACTTCATGCGCCGCAGCGCCGACATCACCGTCGGCTCGATCAAGATCCAGAAGTACGCGGACTTCGAGCGCAACCTGCCGGTTCCCAGCAATCTGAACATGATTCAGATGAAGCCGCTGCGCGGCACGGCGCTCTTCACGTATGACCCGAACCTGGTGTTCCTGGTCATCGACAGCCTGTTCGGCGGCGATGGCCGCTACCACACGCGCGTCGAGGGCCGGGACTTCACCACCACCGAACAGCGCATCATCCGGCGCCTGCTCAACCTGACCCTGGAAAGCTACGGCAAGTCCTGGGACCCCGTCTATCCGATCGAGTTCGAATACGTCCGCTCGGAGATGCACACCAAGTTCGCCAGCATCACCGGCAACAACGAAGTGGTGGTCGTCTCCTCGTTCCATATCGAATTCGGCGCGACCGGCGGCGACCTGAACATCTGCCTGCCCTACTCCATGATCGAGCCGGTGCGCGATCTGCTGACGCGCCCGCTGCAGGAGACCACGCTCGAAGAGGTCGATCAGCGCTGGTCGCAGCAGCTTTCGCGCCAGGTGCGCAGCGCCGACATCGACGTGGTCGCGGAATTCGCCCGCATCCCCTCGTCGATCCGCGAACTGATGAGCCTGAAGGTCGGCGACGTCCTTCCGGTCGACGTGCCCGAAACCGTCATCGCCCACGTCGACGGCGTGCCGCTGATGGAATGCGGCTACGGCGTTTTCAACGGCCAATACGCCCTGCGCGTACAGAACCTGTTTACCCACGATACAGAACCCAACGAGGCCTCTGACCATGACTGA